A genomic window from Nocardioides sp. BP30 includes:
- a CDS encoding (Fe-S)-binding protein, translated as MRVALMVTCINDALYPGTGQAVVRLLRRLGVKVDFPAAQTCCAQPMVNTGYLDEAVPVVRTFVDAFSGYDAIVTPSGSCAGSARHQHGLVARRSGDPGLERAVAEVSPRVYELSEFLVDVLGVTDVGAYFPHTVTYHPTCHSLRMLGVGDRPRLLLESVRGLTLLDLPGADQCCGFGGTFAVKNADTSVAMGTDKVRHVQETGAEVLVAGDNSCLTHIGGLMSRQRAGVRTVHLAEILASTEGAVLGVPTTAGARR; from the coding sequence ATGCGCGTCGCCCTGATGGTCACCTGCATCAACGACGCGCTCTACCCCGGCACCGGACAGGCGGTGGTCCGCCTGCTGCGTCGCCTCGGCGTGAAGGTGGACTTCCCCGCCGCGCAGACGTGCTGCGCTCAGCCGATGGTCAACACCGGCTACCTCGACGAGGCGGTGCCGGTGGTGCGCACCTTCGTCGACGCGTTCAGCGGATACGACGCCATCGTGACCCCTTCCGGCTCGTGTGCCGGCTCGGCTCGTCACCAGCACGGACTGGTCGCCCGCCGCTCCGGCGACCCGGGCCTGGAGCGGGCCGTGGCGGAGGTCTCGCCGCGGGTCTACGAGCTCTCGGAGTTCCTCGTCGACGTCCTGGGGGTGACCGATGTGGGCGCCTACTTCCCGCACACCGTCACCTACCACCCGACCTGCCACTCGTTGCGCATGCTCGGGGTGGGGGACCGGCCCCGGTTGCTGCTGGAGAGCGTCCGCGGGCTGACGTTGCTCGACCTGCCCGGTGCCGACCAGTGCTGCGGCTTCGGCGGCACGTTCGCCGTCAAGAACGCCGACACCTCGGTGGCGATGGGCACCGACAAGGTGCGTCACGTCCAGGAGACCGGTGCGGAGGTGCTGGTGGCCGGCGACAACTCCTGCCTGACCCACATCGGCGGTCTGATGAGCCGCCAGCGCGCCGGTGTCCGGACCGTCCACCTGGCCGAGATCCTGGCCTCCACCGAGGGCGCCGTCCTCGGCGTCCCCACGACCGCAGGAGCCCGGCGATGA
- a CDS encoding sensor histidine kinase, translating to MSAPAERRRGRMTVQRWIYLTLGVMTVLVALGAVIGAQLLAQTTRDSDRLIKHIQPARVAASQLQATLIDQETGERGYALTADPQFLAPYEDGQKSERALVAQIRALLPHDEQVLADLDRVESAAAQWRHDFADPLIAGVTPGHPRQPDETAAIRAKASFDQLRGLFTAQNEHLLQVRDASLAELRHARQVRDGVFVTMLVLFFLTAALMIVLVRGLVIRPLEALRASSRRIAGGDFEHPISQGGPGDLRALARDVDRMRHRITEDLDTARRQEREMSELAASLDAQALELRRSNAELEQFAYVASHDLQEPLRKVASFCQLLEKRYGGVLDERGQQYIDFAVDGAKRMQVLITDLLTFSRVGRISEEQASVPLDAVVDRALANLATAVEETGALVSRPVPLPEVSGDPTLLAMLWQNLVANAIKFRAADRPPVVTLTCRPDPDRADGAGWLFAVTDNGIGIPAEFADKVFVLFQRLHSREAYAGTGIGLALCRKIVEYHGGRIWIDTEHTGGTRICFTLPTESAERDRATAKPTEGIAS from the coding sequence ATGAGCGCCCCCGCGGAGCGACGGCGCGGCCGGATGACGGTGCAGCGCTGGATCTACCTCACGCTCGGGGTGATGACCGTGCTGGTCGCTCTCGGGGCCGTCATCGGTGCCCAGCTGCTGGCCCAGACGACCAGGGACTCCGATCGGCTGATCAAGCACATCCAGCCCGCGCGGGTGGCAGCGTCCCAGCTGCAGGCGACGCTGATCGACCAGGAGACGGGCGAGCGTGGTTACGCCCTCACCGCCGACCCGCAGTTCCTGGCGCCGTACGAGGACGGGCAGAAGAGCGAGCGCGCGCTGGTGGCGCAGATCCGGGCGCTGCTGCCGCACGACGAGCAGGTGCTCGCCGACCTCGACCGCGTCGAGTCGGCCGCGGCGCAGTGGCGCCACGACTTCGCCGATCCCCTCATCGCCGGGGTCACGCCGGGCCATCCGCGGCAGCCGGACGAGACCGCCGCGATCCGGGCCAAGGCGTCCTTCGACCAGCTGCGCGGCCTCTTCACCGCCCAGAACGAGCACCTCCTCCAGGTCCGCGATGCCAGCCTCGCCGAACTGCGCCACGCCCGGCAGGTCCGCGACGGCGTGTTCGTGACGATGCTCGTGCTCTTCTTCCTCACCGCCGCGCTCATGATCGTGCTCGTCCGTGGCCTGGTGATCCGGCCGCTGGAGGCGCTGCGGGCCTCCAGCCGCCGGATCGCCGGAGGCGACTTCGAGCACCCGATCTCCCAGGGCGGCCCGGGCGACCTGCGCGCCCTCGCCCGAGACGTGGACCGCATGCGGCACCGCATCACCGAGGACCTGGACACCGCTCGCCGGCAGGAGCGCGAGATGTCCGAGCTCGCCGCCAGTCTGGACGCGCAGGCGTTGGAGCTGCGGCGCTCCAACGCCGAGCTGGAGCAGTTCGCCTACGTCGCCTCGCACGACCTGCAGGAGCCGCTGCGCAAGGTCGCCTCCTTCTGCCAGCTGCTGGAGAAGCGGTACGGCGGCGTCCTCGACGAGCGCGGGCAGCAGTACATCGACTTCGCCGTGGACGGCGCCAAGCGCATGCAGGTCCTGATCACCGACCTGCTGACCTTCTCCCGCGTCGGGCGGATCAGCGAGGAGCAGGCGTCGGTGCCCCTGGACGCCGTGGTGGACCGTGCCCTGGCCAACCTGGCGACGGCCGTGGAGGAGACCGGCGCCCTCGTCTCGCGGCCGGTCCCGCTGCCCGAGGTCAGCGGCGACCCGACGCTGCTCGCGATGCTGTGGCAGAACCTCGTCGCCAACGCGATCAAGTTCCGTGCCGCGGACCGCCCGCCCGTCGTCACGCTCACCTGCCGACCCGACCCCGACCGGGCCGACGGCGCCGGCTGGCTGTTCGCCGTGACCGACAACGGCATCGGCATCCCGGCCGAGTTCGCCGACAAGGTGTTCGTGCTCTTCCAGCGGCTGCACAGCCGCGAGGCCTACGCCGGCACCGGGATCGGGCTCGCGCTGTGCCGCAAGATCGTGGAGTACCACGGCGGCCGGATCTGGATCGACACCGAGCACACGGGCGGCACCCGGATCTGCTTCACTTTACCGACGGAGTCCGCCGAGCGTGACCGCGCGACGGCGAAGCCCACGGAGGGAATCGCTTCATGA
- a CDS encoding lactate utilization protein B, which yields MSGTFVGMPVFPTAAREALGNAQLRHNLAHATGTIRGKRSRLVEEVTDSITGDSGWEDLRLAGAGVKEAALLGLERELLRLEETLTANGATVHWAQDAAEANRIVTGIARRHGVDEVVKVKSMVTQEIGLNEALAAEGIAAWETDLAELIVQLGDDLPSHILVPAIHRNRAEVREIFLRAMKEVGRPAPEDLTDEPAVLAAAAREHLREKFLRAKVGVSGANFAVAETGTLVVVESEGNGRMCLTLPEVLVSVVGIEKVVSQWEDLDPLLRLLPRSSTGERMNPYTSTWSGVTPGDGPQEVHVVLLDNGRTNALADRTGRQALRCIRCSACLNVCPVYERTGGHAYGSVYPGPIGAILNPLLKGIGTDEQVDSLPYASSLCGACFEACPVRIDIPSVLVDQRAQVVDARRGHGVKSLGSGHAAEAIAFKGAAVALSDARKLGFGERFTRVGLGAARRLGSLPVLSKWAGARDLPPAPPESFRSWWERTDGGRSEGEGR from the coding sequence ATGAGCGGCACCTTCGTCGGGATGCCGGTCTTCCCGACCGCTGCGCGCGAGGCCCTCGGCAACGCCCAGCTGCGTCACAACCTCGCGCACGCGACCGGCACCATCCGCGGCAAGCGCTCCCGACTGGTCGAGGAGGTCACCGACTCGATCACCGGCGACTCCGGCTGGGAGGACCTGCGCCTCGCGGGAGCCGGCGTCAAGGAGGCGGCGCTGCTCGGGCTGGAGCGGGAGCTGCTGCGGCTGGAGGAGACCCTGACCGCCAACGGCGCGACGGTGCACTGGGCTCAGGACGCCGCCGAGGCCAACCGGATCGTGACCGGGATCGCCCGCCGCCACGGCGTCGACGAGGTGGTCAAGGTCAAGTCGATGGTGACCCAGGAGATCGGGCTCAACGAGGCGTTGGCCGCCGAGGGCATCGCCGCCTGGGAGACCGACCTGGCCGAGCTGATCGTCCAGCTGGGCGACGACCTGCCCTCGCACATCCTCGTCCCCGCCATCCATCGCAACCGCGCCGAGGTGCGCGAGATCTTCCTGCGTGCGATGAAGGAGGTCGGCCGGCCCGCGCCGGAGGACCTCACCGACGAGCCGGCCGTCCTGGCGGCCGCCGCGCGCGAGCACCTCCGGGAGAAGTTCCTGCGGGCCAAGGTCGGGGTCTCGGGCGCCAACTTCGCCGTCGCCGAGACCGGCACCCTGGTGGTGGTGGAGTCCGAGGGCAACGGCCGGATGTGCCTGACCCTGCCCGAGGTGCTCGTCTCGGTGGTGGGCATCGAGAAGGTCGTCTCGCAGTGGGAGGATCTCGACCCGCTGCTGCGCCTGCTGCCGCGCTCCTCGACGGGTGAGCGGATGAATCCCTACACCTCCACCTGGTCGGGCGTCACCCCGGGCGACGGGCCGCAGGAGGTGCACGTCGTGCTCCTCGACAACGGGCGCACGAACGCCCTGGCCGACCGGACCGGGCGACAGGCGCTGCGCTGCATCCGCTGCTCGGCCTGCCTGAACGTGTGCCCGGTCTACGAGCGCACCGGCGGGCACGCCTACGGCTCGGTCTACCCGGGCCCGATCGGCGCGATCCTCAACCCGCTGCTCAAGGGCATCGGGACCGACGAGCAGGTCGACTCCCTCCCGTACGCCTCCTCGCTCTGCGGTGCCTGCTTCGAGGCCTGCCCGGTCCGCATCGACATCCCCTCGGTGCTGGTGGACCAGCGTGCCCAGGTCGTCGACGCCCGCCGCGGCCACGGGGTGAAGTCCCTCGGCTCCGGACATGCCGCCGAGGCGATCGCCTTCAAGGGCGCGGCGGTGGCGCTGTCCGATGCGCGCAAGCTCGGCTTCGGAGAGCGGTTCACCCGGGTCGGCCTCGGTGCCGCCCGACGGCTGGGCTCGCTGCCGGTCCTGAGCAAGTGGGCCGGAGCACGCGACCTCCCGCCGGCCCCACCGGAGTCGTTCAGGTCGTGGTGGGAGCGGACCGATGGCGGCCGCTCGGAAGGAGAGGGACGATGA
- a CDS encoding FadR/GntR family transcriptional regulator encodes MTEAAWRPVARSRAYELVVDQIEEQILAGSLRVGERLPGERELAARLEVSRAAVREAIRTLEAQGVVRSSVGSGPDAGTVVSAVPSEALNRLLRLHVALANFPMRDVVEARVMLERFSATLAAAHADEARLAHLLALLEAMDDTGIDRERFNDLDTDFHIAIAEAGGNRLVADMTIAIRDSTRRPILRGLEGLGDSWTEVCADLRHEHRRLYDAILAGDAGAAADEVETHIRGTSRWLPGALD; translated from the coding sequence GTGACCGAGGCCGCCTGGCGACCCGTCGCCCGCAGCCGCGCCTACGAGCTGGTCGTCGACCAGATCGAGGAGCAGATCCTGGCCGGATCGCTGCGCGTCGGTGAGCGCCTGCCCGGTGAGCGGGAGCTGGCCGCGCGGCTGGAGGTGTCGAGGGCGGCGGTGCGCGAGGCCATCCGCACGCTGGAGGCCCAGGGGGTGGTGCGCTCCTCGGTCGGGTCTGGGCCGGACGCCGGCACCGTCGTCTCCGCCGTACCGTCCGAGGCGTTGAACCGGCTCCTGCGGCTGCACGTCGCGCTGGCGAACTTCCCCATGCGCGACGTCGTCGAGGCGCGGGTGATGCTGGAGCGGTTCTCCGCCACCCTCGCCGCAGCCCACGCCGACGAGGCGCGGCTGGCGCACCTGCTGGCGCTGCTCGAGGCGATGGACGACACCGGCATCGACCGGGAGCGGTTCAACGACCTCGACACCGACTTCCACATCGCCATCGCCGAGGCGGGCGGCAACCGGCTGGTCGCGGACATGACGATCGCGATCCGCGACTCCACCCGGCGCCCGATCCTGCGCGGCCTCGAGGGGCTCGGCGATTCCTGGACCGAGGTCTGCGCCGACCTGCGCCACGAGCACCGTCGCCTCTACGACGCGATCCTCGCCGGGGACGCCGGGGCGGCCGCCGACGAGGTCGAGACGCACATCCGCGGGACGAGTCGCTGGCTGCCCGGTGCCCTCGACTGA
- a CDS encoding LutC/YkgG family protein, with the protein MTAREQILARVRSALADVTDVPAAPPAPRRTPVEDVVGHFAERVADYRAAVVRSTPEDLAAAVAAAVPAGASVVVPAGLGVDVPGATVDDGSLTAADLDGIDVVVTEAVVGIAETGTIVLDHGPGQGRRAITLVPDTHVCIVTVDQVVLDVPDAVGLLTASVRQGRPLTWISGPSATSDIELSRVEGVHGPRNLHVIVVGPATGA; encoded by the coding sequence ATGACGGCTCGCGAGCAGATCCTGGCCCGGGTGCGGTCGGCGCTGGCCGACGTCACCGACGTGCCGGCAGCGCCCCCCGCCCCCCGCCGTACGCCGGTCGAGGACGTCGTCGGACACTTCGCCGAGCGGGTGGCCGACTACCGCGCCGCCGTCGTGAGGAGTACGCCGGAGGATCTCGCGGCGGCCGTCGCTGCGGCGGTGCCCGCTGGCGCCTCGGTGGTGGTGCCGGCCGGCCTCGGGGTCGACGTCCCGGGCGCGACAGTCGACGACGGCAGCCTGACCGCCGCGGACCTCGACGGGATCGACGTGGTCGTCACCGAGGCCGTCGTGGGCATCGCCGAGACCGGGACGATCGTGCTCGACCACGGTCCGGGCCAGGGCCGTCGCGCCATCACCCTGGTGCCGGACACGCACGTCTGCATCGTCACCGTCGACCAGGTGGTGCTCGACGTGCCCGACGCGGTCGGGCTGCTGACCGCGAGCGTGCGTCAGGGCCGGCCGCTGACCTGGATCAGCGGACCGTCGGCCACCAGCGACATCGAGCTCAGCCGGGTCGAGGGCGTGCACGGTCCGCGCAACCTGCACGTGATCGTGGTCGGACCGGCGACCGGAGCCTGA
- a CDS encoding response regulator, which yields MTGPTQPIEVLLVEDDPGDELMTREAFEDNKIANTLHVVRDGEEALDFLYRRNEHADAPRPDLILLDLNLPKYDGRQVLQQIKSDADLSLIPVVVLTTSSAEEDILRSYKLHANAYVTKPVDLDQFIAAVRQIDEFFVTVVRLPGRN from the coding sequence ATGACCGGCCCCACGCAGCCCATCGAGGTCCTGCTCGTCGAGGACGATCCCGGCGACGAGCTGATGACGCGCGAGGCGTTCGAGGACAACAAGATCGCCAACACGCTGCACGTCGTCCGCGACGGCGAGGAGGCGCTCGACTTCCTCTACCGACGCAACGAGCATGCGGACGCACCGAGGCCCGACCTGATCCTGCTGGACCTCAACCTGCCCAAGTACGACGGGCGCCAGGTGCTGCAGCAGATCAAGTCCGACGCCGACCTCTCCCTGATCCCGGTCGTGGTGCTGACCACCTCCTCGGCCGAGGAGGACATCCTGCGCAGCTACAAGCTGCACGCCAACGCCTACGTGACCAAGCCGGTCGACCTCGACCAGTTCATCGCCGCCGTCCGGCAGATCGACGAGTTCTTCGTGACAGTGGTCCGGCTTCCCGGCCGGAACTGA